One Engystomops pustulosus chromosome 7, aEngPut4.maternal, whole genome shotgun sequence DNA window includes the following coding sequences:
- the TCF25 gene encoding ribosome quality control complex subunit TCF25, with protein MSRRALRRLRGEQRGQEEPGGPDEIEEEEEPLQPEPRNRKIKGNRKLLEERGLSNPFQLITEPDEDLHSDPDTGQMAQSRLTDEEETNGQDKPENEPIDTVLTKTTSSNKSKKKKKKKKAKKSADGQLDGSVEGGDELGDIDSILERIESTNGHVHQIQNSSNADNRALLYVEHRNLNPETELKKFFGSRAVMGDQRPRQRQRLQHRSTWLTSPKNTWPRYSKTGISMRLLETKRGVQYFTFEHQRDYQQVQFKFLDAVESMDPNNIVLLLQMNPYHVDSLLQLSDVCRLQEDQEMARDLIERAIYSLECAFHPVFSLTSGTCRLDYCRQENRGFFLALFKHIMFLEKRGCLRTALEFCKLVLSLDPENDPLCMLLLVDYLALRAREYLFLIRIFDEWEAHRNLSQLPNFAFSVPLALFHYSQQEEVTEQEQVTTDDRASHLLQQALIMFPGVLIPLLDACGVQPDSAVASHPFFGAVAQLSQPAALSQLTSLYIGRCHGVWKDPSVMSWFEQNVRKVLHMVAQSDPLVKECELRRKTRYQSAPRNIHRHVILSEIKGANAALPLDVTSQPVLSFDPLPPLDSVVSYTRPERTNRPTNEGTLSLFFRSLLPNFNLQGEAAVEGEDAGAARDLNRGVNRLMAAMRDMLANIQFQEPPREDNPDGEGDEEWD; from the exons ATGTCCCGCCGGGCCCTGAGGAGGCTACGAGGAGAACAGAGGGGACAAGAGGAACCCGGAGGCCCTGATGAgatagaggaagaagaggaacctCTACAGCCCGAGCCACGGAACCGGAAAATCAAGGGGAACCGCAAACTATTGGAGGAACGGGGCCTGAGCAACCCATTCCAGCTG ATCACTGAGCCTGATGAAGACCTCCACAGTGATCCAGACACTGGCCAGATGGCTCAGTCCAGACTCACAGATGAAGAGGAGACCAATGGGCAAGATAAACCTGAAAATGAACCCATTGACACAGTTTTAACTAAG ACCACTTCTAGCAACAaatcaaagaagaagaaaaagaaaaaaaaagcaaagaagTCTGCCGATGGTCAG CTTGATGGCTCTGTAGAAGGTGGTGATGAGCTGGGAGACATTGACAGTATTTTAGAGAGAATAGAAAGCACCAATGGCCATGTGCATCAGATACAGAACAGCAGCAACGCAGACAACCGGGCTCTGCTTTATGTAGAGCACAG GAACCTGAACCCAGAGACCGAACTGAAGAAATTTTTTGGCTCTCGAGCAGTCATGGGAGATCAGAG ACCACGACAGAGGCAACGGCTACAGCATAGAAGCACATGGCTTACATCTCCAAAGAACACATGGCCAAGATACAGTAAGACAG GAATTTCTATGCGTCTTCTAGAGACCAAGCGCGGGGTACAGTATTTCACATTCGAACACCAGCGAGATTATCAGCAGGTTCAGTTTAAGTTTCTGGATGCTGTAGAGTCAATGGATCCAAACAATATTGTG TTACTCCTTCAGATGAACCCATATCATGTAGACTCCTTGCTGCAGCTCAGTGATGTATGCCGTTTACAGGAGGACCAGGAAATGGCCAGAGACTTGATTG AGAGGGCCATCTACAGTCTGGAGTGTGCATTTCATCCAGTTTTTAGTCTTACCAGCGGTACCTGCAGGCTTGATTACTGCCGACAGGAAAACAG AGGGTTTTTCTTGGCTCTTTTCAAGCACATCATGTTCCTGGAGAAGAGAGGTTGCCTAAGGACCGCACTGGAATTCTGTAAACTAGTCCTCAG TCTTGATCCAGAGAATGATCCTCTATGTATGCTGTTACTAGTTGACTATCTGGCATTGCGTGCACGGGAATATCTATTTCTTATCCGGATATTTGACGAGTGGGAG gCCCATCGGAATTTATCTCAACTGCCCAACTTTGCATTTTCTGTGCCATTGGCTCTATTCCACTACAGCcagcaggaagaggtgacagagcAGGAGCAAGTAACAACAGATGACAGAGCTTCACACCTCCTTCAGCAGGCTCTTATAATGTTCCCCGGAG ttCTTATTCCACTTCTTGATGCATGTGGGGTTCAGCCAGactctgctgtagcttcacacccATTTTTTGGAGCTGTTGCACAATTAAG TCAGCCTGCTGCCCTTTCCCAGCTGACCTCCCTGTATATCGGAAGATGTCATGGTGTCTGGAAGGATCCTTCCGTCATGTCCTGGTTCGAGCAGAATGTTCGGAAAGTTTTGCACATGGTTGCCCAAAGTGATCCCTTAGTGAAGGAATGTGAGCTCAG GAGAAAGACCCGGTATCAGAGTGCCCCCAGGAACATACATCGTCATGTTATCTTGTCCGAGATCAAGGGAGCAAATGCTGCATTGCCTCTG GATGTAACATCGCAGCCTGTGCTCAGCTTTGATCCGTTACCTCCTCTGGACTCTGTGGTGTCTTATACAAGGCCTGAGAG gACAAATCGACCAACAAATGAAGGGACCTTATCTCTGTTCTTTAGatcacttttgccaaattttaatttGCAG GGTGAGGCTGCTGTTGAGGGAGAAGATGCTGGCGCTGCCCGGGACTTGAATCGAGGTGTGAATCGACTCATGGCAGCAATGAGAGACATGCTGGCTAATATCCAGTTTCAAGAACCTCCGCGGGAAGACAATCCCGATGGGGAAGGAGATGAAGAGTGGGACTAG